A genomic region of Methanosarcina thermophila TM-1 contains the following coding sequences:
- a CDS encoding F0F1 ATP synthase subunit A, whose amino-acid sequence MRISPDELIFWQYGFIKLNATIVYTWGLMLLMAVGSKIVTDKLSTGLKRSRWQNVLEIIVTGILKQIEDVGLDKPRKYLDFLGTLFLFIAVANLCIIIPGYEPPTGSLSTTAALALCVFVAVPLFGIEEQGAGNYLRSYTEPTIIMLPFNIISEVSRTISLAIRLFGNIMSGTMIVAILLTIAPFIFPELMIALGLLIGMVQAYIFSILATVYIAAATRTSKSRRETGE is encoded by the coding sequence ATGCGAATTAGCCCTGATGAGCTGATTTTCTGGCAGTACGGATTTATCAAGCTCAACGCTACCATTGTGTACACCTGGGGACTGATGCTTTTAATGGCAGTCGGCTCAAAAATCGTTACAGACAAACTTTCCACAGGTCTGAAACGTTCTCGCTGGCAGAATGTTCTGGAAATTATTGTCACGGGTATTTTGAAGCAGATTGAAGACGTCGGCCTGGATAAGCCGCGAAAGTATCTGGACTTTCTGGGTACACTCTTTCTGTTCATTGCCGTAGCTAACCTCTGTATTATTATTCCAGGCTATGAACCACCTACCGGCTCTCTTTCAACCACTGCTGCGCTTGCATTATGCGTGTTTGTAGCTGTGCCGCTCTTCGGGATTGAAGAGCAGGGAGCTGGCAACTACCTGAGGTCGTATACAGAACCCACGATTATTATGCTGCCGTTTAATATAATCAGCGAGGTATCCCGCACCATATCTCTGGCAATTCGTCTGTTTGGTAATATTATGAGTGGCACGATGATCGTTGCCATTTTGCTGACCATTGCGCCGTTCATCTTCCCGGAGCTCATGATTGCTCTAGGTCTGCTCATTGGAATGGTGCAGGCCTACATTTTCAGTATCCTGGCTACAGTTTATATTGCTGCTGCCACCCGAACCAGCAAATCCAGGCGTGAAACTGGGGAATAA
- a CDS encoding F0F1 ATP synthase subunit epsilon: MNSALMDLKILLPFKVFADKKGVLRIVAETRAGSLGLLPHRLDCVAALEPGILTYETEAEGEIYVAVDEGVLVKTGPNVLVSVRNAVAGTDLSQLKETVENEFLAVDETEQKVRSVMTKLEIGLIRRLAEFRSG; this comes from the coding sequence ATGAACTCAGCACTCATGGATCTTAAAATTCTCCTGCCTTTCAAGGTCTTCGCAGATAAGAAAGGCGTATTACGCATAGTTGCCGAAACTCGTGCGGGTTCACTTGGACTTCTGCCACATCGACTTGATTGTGTTGCAGCTCTGGAGCCCGGAATCCTTACCTACGAAACCGAGGCTGAAGGCGAGATTTATGTTGCAGTCGATGAGGGAGTACTGGTAAAAACCGGTCCAAATGTGCTGGTTTCTGTGCGCAATGCCGTTGCCGGAACAGATCTGAGCCAGTTGAAAGAAACCGTAGAGAATGAGTTTTTGGCTGTAGATGAGACCGAGCAAAAAGTCCGTTCAGTGATGACAAAGCTGGAAATCGGGCTTATACGTCGCTTAGCAGAGTTTCGAAGTGGTTGA
- the atpD gene encoding F0F1 ATP synthase subunit beta, which translates to MESKNSTLNLGTVISVRGSIVDVFFEKHLPPVYTLLRTGKENQIAIEVLTQLDAHRLRGIALTPTEGLARGMKVIDTGGPLKAPVGKGILSRMFDVFGNAIDGKEQPSDIQWRSIHQAPPPLSRRSTISEVFETGIKIIDVLAPLERGSKTGLFGGAGVGKTVLLTEMIHNMVKHHQGVSIFCGIGERSREGEELYRDMKAAGVLPNMVMVFGQMNEPPGARFRVGHTALTMAEYFRDDEHRDVLLLIDNIFRFIQAGSEVSGLMGQMPSRLGYQPTLGTELSELEERISNTDAGAIMSIQAVYVPADDFTDPAAVHTFSHLSASLVLSRKRASEGLYPAIDPLQSNSKISTPGVIGERHYRLAQEIRQTLAQYAELKDIISMLGLEQLSQEDRNVVARARRLERFLTQPFFTTEQFTGYKGKFVALSDALEGCERILRDEFKEYAESDLYMIGTIDEAVAKKSSRERS; encoded by the coding sequence ATGGAGAGTAAAAATAGTACCCTGAACCTTGGCACGGTTATTTCGGTCCGCGGCAGCATTGTAGACGTATTTTTCGAGAAGCATTTGCCGCCTGTATACACGTTGCTGCGTACAGGAAAAGAAAACCAGATTGCTATTGAGGTTTTGACCCAGCTTGATGCTCACCGTCTCCGCGGAATCGCTCTGACTCCTACCGAAGGTCTTGCTCGAGGCATGAAAGTGATAGATACAGGTGGACCTTTGAAGGCGCCTGTTGGTAAGGGAATCCTCTCACGAATGTTCGATGTATTTGGAAATGCCATAGACGGCAAGGAGCAGCCATCCGATATTCAATGGCGTTCTATACATCAGGCTCCGCCGCCACTCTCACGTCGGTCTACAATTTCTGAGGTCTTCGAGACTGGCATCAAGATTATAGATGTGCTGGCACCTCTTGAACGCGGTAGCAAGACTGGGCTCTTCGGGGGAGCAGGGGTTGGCAAAACTGTCCTGCTAACAGAAATGATTCACAATATGGTCAAGCATCATCAGGGAGTAAGCATATTTTGCGGCATAGGCGAACGCAGCCGCGAAGGGGAAGAGCTTTATCGTGACATGAAAGCTGCAGGGGTGCTCCCCAATATGGTCATGGTTTTCGGACAGATGAACGAACCTCCAGGCGCTCGTTTCCGGGTAGGTCATACGGCTCTGACAATGGCAGAATATTTCCGGGACGATGAGCATCGCGATGTGCTGCTGCTAATAGATAACATTTTCCGGTTTATCCAGGCTGGTTCTGAGGTATCCGGCTTGATGGGACAGATGCCTTCACGCCTTGGTTACCAGCCGACACTGGGCACTGAGCTGTCAGAACTTGAAGAACGCATTTCCAATACAGACGCTGGAGCCATTATGTCAATTCAAGCCGTGTATGTGCCGGCTGATGACTTTACGGACCCTGCGGCTGTGCATACATTCTCGCATCTTTCTGCTTCGCTTGTTCTTTCGCGCAAAAGAGCAAGCGAAGGACTCTATCCAGCTATTGATCCTTTGCAGTCAAATTCCAAAATATCTACACCTGGCGTTATAGGCGAAAGGCATTATCGTCTGGCTCAGGAAATCCGGCAGACACTTGCACAATACGCCGAACTCAAGGACATTATATCTATGCTTGGCTTGGAGCAGCTGTCGCAGGAAGACCGCAACGTGGTAGCCCGTGCCCGCCGACTGGAACGTTTCCTTACACAGCCGTTTTTCACTACAGAACAATTCACAGGCTATAAAGGCAAATTTGTCGCCCTTTCCGATGCGCTCGAGGGCTGTGAGCGTATTTTGCGCGATGAATTCAAAGAATATGCTGAAAGCGATCTTTACATGATTGGAACAATTGACGAAGCAGTAGCCAAAAAATCAAGCAGGGAAAGATCATGA
- a CDS encoding RAD55 family ATPase, producing the protein MESLSTGIEELDILIDGGYPKGKSILITGPPGSGKTILGIHFLHRNCKEGKKCILILTRELTEDILNQSHSLNLDLKPFLENGQLTIKNIFEDKMNKIKSASKFGKGLCAVNTDIIEYLSSISSEVDVVVIDNIGVMAINHDIREFADEFSSISIILLKNGCTTLFIMDEDSYNLTHRLTGYMVFGLIRLTLQENFKSGKTKKYLYIEKMRDKAVPVKYSLFDITSEGVQIITGIR; encoded by the coding sequence ATGGAAAGTTTATCTACAGGAATAGAGGAGCTGGATATACTGATAGATGGAGGTTATCCTAAAGGAAAAAGCATTCTGATTACAGGTCCTCCGGGCTCGGGGAAGACTATTCTCGGGATTCACTTCCTTCACAGGAACTGCAAGGAAGGCAAGAAATGCATATTAATCCTTACAAGGGAACTTACGGAAGATATTCTCAACCAGTCCCATAGCCTCAACCTTGATCTCAAGCCTTTTCTGGAGAATGGGCAGCTTACAATCAAGAACATCTTTGAAGACAAAATGAATAAAATCAAGAGCGCTTCCAAATTCGGGAAAGGGCTCTGTGCTGTGAACACCGATATAATCGAGTATCTCAGCTCCATATCCTCGGAAGTTGATGTCGTGGTTATTGACAATATAGGGGTAATGGCTATAAATCACGATATAAGAGAGTTTGCCGATGAGTTTAGTTCAATCAGTATTATTCTTCTAAAAAATGGATGCACGACCCTTTTTATAATGGATGAGGACTCTTACAATCTCACCCACAGGCTTACCGGCTATATGGTCTTTGGGCTGATTCGGTTAACTTTACAGGAGAATTTTAAATCTGGAAAAACAAAAAAATATCTCTACATTGAAAAGATGAGGGATAAAGCCGTGCCTGTCAAATATTCCTTATTTGATATTACCTCTGAAGGAGTACAAATAATCACAGGCATAAGATGA
- a CDS encoding F0F1 ATP synthase subunit C, translating into MALDNYTTIIAVASIVTSGITIGIGVLGPAIGEGRAVATALSSLAQQPDASATITRTLFVGLAMIESLSIYCFVISIILIFANPFWNRAIT; encoded by the coding sequence ATGGCTTTAGATAATTATACAACTATAATCGCAGTAGCGTCAATTGTCACCTCTGGCATCACTATAGGTATTGGGGTTCTAGGACCTGCAATCGGTGAAGGGCGAGCTGTTGCTACAGCTCTGAGCTCACTGGCACAGCAACCTGACGCTTCGGCAACCATTACCCGGACCCTGTTCGTTGGCCTTGCTATGATCGAGTCCCTTTCTATCTATTGTTTCGTTATCTCGATTATTCTGATCTTTGCCAACCCATTCTGGAATAGAGCAATTACCTGA
- a CDS encoding AtpZ/AtpI family protein — MAEKPSKDEPRLVRQVGAKAERKLRAQSQVNRTIWLGLGMMGLIGWSVAVPTLLGAALGLWLDEHYPASYSWTLTMLIIGLFIGCLNAWYWVSREHREMQQNEEDNNE; from the coding sequence ATGGCAGAAAAACCTTCAAAAGACGAACCCCGTCTGGTCCGCCAGGTTGGGGCAAAGGCTGAACGCAAGCTCAGAGCACAGAGCCAGGTGAACCGGACTATCTGGCTTGGTTTAGGTATGATGGGGCTTATAGGCTGGTCAGTGGCAGTTCCAACCCTGCTTGGTGCTGCACTTGGGCTCTGGCTGGATGAACATTATCCAGCAAGCTATTCCTGGACGCTCACCATGCTGATTATTGGCTTATTCATCGGCTGCCTGAATGCATGGTACTGGGTAAGCAGGGAGCATAGGGAAATGCAACAGAACGAGGAGGATAACAATGAATGA
- a CDS encoding response regulator, with protein sequence MWNKKSRPKILIVDDMLENVELIEAYLSVEPYDVITASSGKEAIQKLEEEKPDMILLDVMMPEISGYDVCKIVKSDPKNQFIPVLMLTALSQIEDRIKGIEAGADDFLTKPINRLELKTRVKSLLRVKYLHDRLVADRDSLEIKNRVQGILTAVIPTLLQFVSNEEKKIIINQMTGMVENTLLEMYHLESRKMDFAYAGEVCAEIMNQLGGDFCSEMGEKDSSCIVKGTKCPWKGEEARRNPILCTLTRKIFSIITLKVDPDFSVEALKTIGNRNDCCEFLIRGRQSSVFS encoded by the coding sequence TTGTGGAATAAAAAAAGCAGACCGAAAATTCTTATTGTAGATGACATGCTTGAAAACGTAGAGCTTATTGAAGCTTATCTTTCAGTAGAACCATATGATGTCATTACTGCCAGCAGCGGGAAAGAAGCTATTCAGAAATTAGAGGAAGAAAAACCTGATATGATTCTCCTGGATGTCATGATGCCTGAGATCAGCGGTTATGATGTGTGTAAAATCGTCAAAAGCGATCCTAAAAATCAATTTATCCCGGTTTTGATGCTTACTGCGCTTTCCCAGATTGAAGATAGGATCAAAGGAATTGAAGCTGGAGCTGATGATTTTCTTACAAAACCCATAAACAGGCTTGAGCTCAAAACCAGAGTAAAATCTCTACTCAGGGTAAAATACCTCCATGATAGGCTGGTGGCTGACCGCGACAGCCTTGAGATAAAAAACCGGGTACAGGGTATCCTGACCGCAGTCATTCCTACTCTGCTCCAGTTTGTTTCAAATGAGGAAAAGAAGATAATAATTAACCAGATGACAGGCATGGTCGAGAATACCCTGCTTGAGATGTACCATCTTGAAAGCAGGAAGATGGATTTCGCTTATGCAGGCGAGGTTTGCGCCGAGATTATGAACCAGCTGGGTGGAGACTTCTGTTCTGAAATGGGTGAAAAAGATAGCTCGTGCATAGTAAAGGGAACAAAATGCCCCTGGAAGGGGGAAGAAGCCCGAAGAAACCCTATTCTATGCACTTTGACCAGGAAAATATTCTCAATCATAACTTTGAAAGTAGACCCAGATTTCAGTGTTGAAGCACTTAAGACTATAGGAAACAGGAATGATTGCTGTGAATTCCTTATAAGAGGAAGGCAAAGCTCTGTTTTTAGTTAA
- a CDS encoding N-ATPase subunit AtpR, protein MNDALNLVSALAAGFLLGAFFFGGLWWTVQRGLSSRRPALWFLGSLLLRTGISVAGFYLASGGHLERLLICLFGFFAMRSVVLRITRLQEEEPNQLIKEASHAN, encoded by the coding sequence ATGAATGATGCTTTAAATCTCGTCTCGGCGCTGGCAGCTGGTTTTTTGCTAGGAGCTTTTTTCTTCGGAGGTCTCTGGTGGACGGTTCAGAGGGGGCTTTCATCCAGACGACCTGCATTGTGGTTTCTCGGCAGCCTGCTGCTGCGTACTGGCATTTCTGTTGCTGGATTTTACCTAGCTTCAGGAGGTCACTTGGAGAGGCTGTTAATATGCTTATTCGGGTTTTTCGCTATGCGCAGTGTTGTGCTCAGAATCACCAGACTCCAGGAGGAAGAACCGAATCAGTTAATAAAGGAGGCCAGTCATGCGAATTAG
- a CDS encoding ATPase domain-containing protein has protein sequence MDRLSTGIEELDRKLSGGYPVNKVTLITGIAGSGKTIFGIHFIYKNCLEGRKCMIIATEETPEDILYQASLLGRDLTPYYESGQLIIENIFENRSEIIGQTRYGFKPESLDIEIPNLVELIREGTECLVIDNIGTFVLRVSIKRLRDQFDALNYLVRKKGCTALLIMDESAHNITHQLAEYSVYGSIRLLVRENSYLGKMERYLSIPKMRSTPVSPEMSIFEITSEGIKIRESGGGNLVE, from the coding sequence ATGGACAGGCTTTCAACAGGTATAGAGGAGCTTGACAGGAAGCTAAGTGGGGGTTACCCTGTAAACAAAGTAACCCTTATAACAGGCATAGCAGGGAGTGGGAAAACAATCTTCGGAATTCATTTTATTTATAAAAACTGTCTTGAAGGCAGAAAATGCATGATAATTGCTACTGAAGAGACCCCTGAGGATATCCTCTACCAGGCAAGCCTTTTAGGGCGCGATCTTACCCCGTACTATGAAAGCGGACAGCTTATTATAGAAAATATCTTCGAGAACCGTTCCGAAATTATAGGACAGACCAGGTATGGGTTCAAGCCTGAAAGTCTGGATATTGAAATTCCCAATCTTGTAGAATTAATACGTGAAGGAACGGAATGCCTTGTAATAGACAATATAGGTACCTTTGTTCTTAGGGTGTCCATAAAAAGGCTCAGAGACCAGTTTGATGCGCTGAATTACCTGGTAAGGAAAAAAGGCTGTACTGCGCTTTTAATCATGGATGAGTCCGCACACAACATAACCCACCAGCTTGCTGAATATTCGGTTTACGGGTCTATTCGCCTGCTGGTAAGGGAAAATTCTTACCTTGGAAAAATGGAGCGCTACCTGAGTATACCCAAGATGCGCAGCACTCCTGTTTCTCCTGAGATGTCTATTTTTGAAATCACATCTGAAGGGATAAAGATTCGCGAGTCCGGGGGAGGAAACCTTGTGGAATAA